One part of the Lapillicoccus jejuensis genome encodes these proteins:
- a CDS encoding alcohol dehydrogenase yields the protein MSDQQQMTTARIPSAGAKFEIVQVPVPEPGPGQVRVEVHACGVCHSDSLTVEGAMGNDFPRAPGHEVAGVVDAVGDGVTGWSAGDRVGVGWFGGCDFTCEACRRGDFISCANGQVSGIAYDGGYAEYMVAPAEALARIPDDLSDVDAAPLLCAGITTFNALRESVARPGDLVAILGVGGLGHLGVQYAVKMGFETVAIARGTGKEQLARELGAHHYLDSTAVDVAQELQSLGGAKVVLATVTAPEAMAATLGGLKPRGQLVVVGASADPMPVPPFALIPGSTAVQGHASGTAQDSEDAMRFSVLTHVRPMVQTMPLEQAQEAYDAMMAGDARFRMVLTTGR from the coding sequence ATGAGCGACCAGCAGCAGATGACGACGGCCCGGATCCCTTCCGCCGGAGCGAAGTTCGAGATCGTCCAGGTCCCCGTGCCCGAGCCGGGCCCGGGTCAGGTGCGCGTCGAGGTGCACGCGTGCGGGGTGTGCCACAGCGACTCGCTCACCGTCGAGGGGGCGATGGGCAACGACTTCCCGCGGGCCCCCGGCCACGAGGTCGCCGGGGTCGTCGACGCCGTCGGCGACGGCGTGACGGGGTGGTCCGCCGGCGACCGCGTCGGGGTGGGCTGGTTCGGCGGCTGCGACTTCACCTGCGAGGCGTGCCGCCGGGGCGACTTCATCTCGTGCGCCAACGGGCAGGTGTCCGGCATCGCGTACGACGGCGGGTACGCCGAGTACATGGTCGCGCCCGCCGAGGCGCTGGCCCGCATCCCCGACGACCTGTCCGACGTCGACGCCGCTCCCCTGCTGTGCGCCGGCATCACGACCTTCAACGCGCTGCGCGAGTCGGTCGCCCGACCCGGTGACCTCGTGGCGATCCTCGGCGTCGGCGGCCTCGGGCACCTGGGCGTGCAGTACGCCGTGAAGATGGGCTTCGAGACCGTCGCCATCGCGCGCGGTACCGGCAAGGAGCAGCTGGCCCGCGAGCTCGGGGCGCACCACTACCTCGACTCGACCGCGGTCGACGTGGCGCAGGAGCTGCAGTCGCTCGGCGGCGCCAAGGTCGTCCTCGCCACCGTCACCGCCCCGGAGGCGATGGCGGCCACCCTCGGCGGCCTCAAGCCCCGCGGCCAGCTGGTCGTCGTCGGCGCCTCGGCCGACCCGATGCCCGTGCCGCCGTTCGCGCTCATCCCCGGCTCGACCGCGGTCCAGGGCCACGCCTCGGGCACCGCGCAGGACTCCGAGGACGCCATGCGCTTCAGCGTCCTCACCCACGTCCGCCCGATGGTGCAGACCATGCCGCTCGAGCAGGCCCAGGAGGCGTACGACGCCATGATGGCCGGCGACGCGCGCTTCCGGATGGTGCTGACCACCGGGCGCTGA
- a CDS encoding MMPL family transporter: protein MASLLYRLGRFAARRALLVVLGWVVLIALAGVGYGVGHGALSGAITIPGTATQKVADQLAKDLPQLAGGAGTLVAHTDDGRPFTDSQKQQVAALLKKLEAVPGVRSATDPFATAANADAQRQKLEQGAAQLAAGRQQLDAAKAQAQALGNPPAVLQQIATQEQKLDDAAQQLQQGQALAGLADGLGTVSRDGSAALIPVTLQQNAMAVAQSTKDELTRIVTTAGIGGVTVDIGNDLSQSVPKVAGPGEVIGLVVAAIVLLVMLGTLLGAALPLVSALVGVGVGVLAALSLSGAVDMISVTPVLGLMLGLAVGIDYSLFILNRHRRQLRTGMDLHESIGLANGTSGNAVVFAGSTVLIALLALNVTGIPFLGLMGTVAAFCVLVAILVATTLTPALISLLGHRVLRRRERDGVGRHEAVAVDRPMSTRRAVLSTVVAAVALVVVAIPALSLRLGLPDGSSEAVGSTQYDAYKTIEAKFGPGVDGPLLVVATLAQPASDGTLVGDQLAVGQAVKQLEGVQAVAPIGASSDRTVLAFQVVPTQGPNGEVTAQLVQDLRDLRPTVGGSTATIGVAGNASGNIDVSDKLASALPVYLALVVGLSFVIMILVFRSLLVPLIATLGFVLSLFGALGGIVAIYQWGWLSTVFGTHDPGPILSFLPTLEIGILFGLAMDYQLFLVSGMREAWAHGASPRVAVRQGFRAGRTVVTAAAIIMISVFSGFIFSDSSTIRPIGFGLAFGVLLDAFVVRMLLVPGVMHLLGGAAWWLPRWLDRILPDVDVEGASLERSHPMPGGGHGAAADARTSEPAGSPA, encoded by the coding sequence ATGGCCTCTCTGCTCTACCGGCTCGGCCGGTTCGCCGCCCGGCGGGCGCTGCTCGTCGTCCTCGGCTGGGTCGTGCTCATCGCCCTCGCTGGCGTCGGGTACGGCGTCGGCCACGGCGCGCTGTCCGGCGCGATCACCATCCCCGGGACGGCGACCCAGAAGGTCGCCGACCAGCTGGCGAAGGACCTGCCGCAGCTGGCCGGCGGCGCGGGCACCCTCGTCGCGCACACCGACGACGGCCGGCCCTTCACCGACAGCCAGAAGCAGCAGGTCGCCGCGCTGCTGAAGAAGCTCGAGGCGGTGCCCGGCGTCCGCTCCGCCACCGACCCGTTCGCCACCGCCGCGAACGCGGACGCACAGCGCCAGAAGCTCGAGCAGGGCGCGGCGCAGCTCGCCGCCGGCCGCCAGCAGCTCGACGCGGCCAAGGCGCAGGCGCAGGCGCTGGGCAACCCGCCGGCGGTCCTGCAGCAGATCGCGACGCAGGAGCAGAAGCTCGACGACGCCGCGCAGCAGCTGCAGCAGGGCCAGGCGCTCGCCGGCCTCGCCGACGGGCTCGGCACCGTCTCGCGCGACGGCAGCGCCGCCCTCATCCCCGTCACGCTGCAGCAGAACGCCATGGCGGTGGCGCAGTCGACCAAGGACGAGCTGACCCGCATCGTGACGACCGCCGGCATCGGCGGGGTCACCGTCGACATCGGCAACGACCTGTCGCAGAGCGTCCCCAAGGTCGCCGGGCCCGGCGAGGTCATCGGCCTCGTCGTCGCCGCGATCGTCCTGCTCGTCATGCTCGGCACGCTGCTCGGCGCCGCGCTGCCGCTGGTCTCGGCGCTCGTCGGGGTCGGTGTCGGCGTGCTCGCCGCCCTGTCGCTCTCGGGGGCGGTCGACATGATCTCGGTGACCCCGGTGCTCGGGCTCATGCTCGGCCTCGCCGTCGGCATCGACTACTCGCTCTTCATCCTCAACCGCCACCGCCGTCAGCTGCGCACCGGCATGGACCTGCACGAGTCGATCGGCCTGGCCAACGGCACGTCGGGCAACGCGGTCGTCTTCGCCGGCTCGACGGTCCTCATCGCGCTGCTGGCCCTCAACGTCACCGGCATCCCCTTCCTCGGCCTCATGGGCACGGTCGCGGCGTTCTGCGTCCTCGTCGCGATCCTCGTCGCGACCACCCTCACCCCTGCCCTCATCTCGCTGCTGGGCCACCGGGTCCTGCGGCGGCGCGAGCGGGACGGGGTCGGGCGGCACGAGGCGGTCGCGGTCGACCGGCCGATGAGCACCCGGCGCGCGGTCCTGTCGACCGTCGTCGCCGCGGTGGCGCTCGTCGTCGTCGCGATCCCCGCGCTGTCGCTGCGGCTCGGCCTGCCCGACGGCTCGTCGGAGGCGGTCGGCTCCACCCAGTACGACGCCTACAAGACCATCGAGGCGAAGTTCGGGCCCGGCGTGGACGGGCCGCTGCTCGTCGTCGCGACCCTCGCGCAGCCCGCCTCGGACGGGACCCTGGTCGGCGACCAGCTCGCCGTGGGCCAGGCGGTCAAGCAGCTCGAGGGCGTCCAGGCCGTCGCGCCCATCGGGGCGTCATCGGACAGGACCGTGCTCGCCTTCCAGGTCGTGCCCACGCAGGGCCCGAACGGGGAGGTCACCGCCCAGCTCGTCCAGGACCTGCGCGACCTGCGGCCCACGGTCGGCGGGTCGACCGCGACGATCGGCGTCGCCGGCAACGCCAGCGGCAACATCGACGTGTCGGACAAGCTCGCCTCGGCGCTGCCCGTCTACCTCGCGCTCGTCGTCGGCCTCTCCTTCGTCATCATGATCCTCGTCTTCCGGTCGCTGCTCGTCCCGCTGATCGCGACGCTCGGCTTCGTCCTCTCGCTCTTCGGCGCGCTCGGCGGGATCGTGGCGATCTACCAGTGGGGCTGGCTGTCCACGGTCTTCGGCACCCACGACCCGGGCCCGATCCTCAGCTTCCTGCCGACGCTGGAGATCGGGATCCTCTTCGGCCTGGCCATGGACTACCAGCTGTTCCTCGTCTCGGGGATGCGCGAGGCGTGGGCGCACGGCGCCTCGCCCCGGGTCGCCGTACGGCAGGGGTTCCGCGCGGGCCGGACCGTCGTCACGGCGGCGGCGATCATCATGATCTCCGTCTTCTCGGGCTTCATCTTCAGCGACTCCTCGACGATCCGCCCGATCGGCTTCGGGCTCGCCTTCGGCGTCCTGCTCGACGCCTTCGTCGTGCGGATGCTGCTCGTGCCCGGCGTCATGCACCTGCTCGGCGGCGCCGCCTGGTGGCTGCCGCGCTGGCTGGACCGGATCCTGCCGGACGTCGACGTCGAGGGGGCCTCGCTCGAGCGCAGCCATCCGATGCCGGGCGGCGGCCACGGTGCGGCGGCGGACGCGCGCACGTCCGAGCCCGCGGGCTCACCCGCCTGA
- a CDS encoding IS110 family transposase: MTTIARGTTTNHRRDQQADPDPQLDQQREPGQVVGGVDTHLDTHTAAALDPVGRLLGHATFPADPGGYAALLAWLRSFGTVVVVGVEGTGAYGAGLTRHLRAEQVQLLEIDRPDRRARRSAGKSDPLDAEAAALAALARTRTGVPKVRDGRVEALRNLRVARRSAIDQRADCQRRIKTLIVTAAEPLRARLRGLPTRQLLAACAGLRPDLTRVGDPEQATKTALRALARRHHALSEEITDLDAVIDPLVAAINPQLVALNGVGADVAGQLLVTAGENSDRVHSEAAFAMLCGVAPIPASSGRTHRHRLNRGGDRQANAALYRVVLCRLRWDPRTQAYMHRRTEQGLSKKDIIRCLKRLIAREIYYVLNPRLQPSPALQTI; encoded by the coding sequence ATGACCACCATCGCACGCGGCACCACGACAAACCATCGGCGAGACCAGCAGGCGGATCCGGATCCGCAGCTGGACCAGCAGCGCGAGCCCGGTCAGGTGGTTGGTGGGGTGGACACCCACCTTGACACCCACACGGCGGCCGCGCTCGACCCGGTCGGGCGGCTGCTCGGGCATGCCACGTTCCCGGCCGACCCGGGCGGGTACGCGGCGCTGCTGGCGTGGCTGCGGTCGTTCGGGACGGTGGTGGTGGTTGGGGTCGAGGGCACCGGCGCGTACGGCGCCGGCCTAACCCGCCACCTGCGGGCCGAACAGGTGCAGCTGCTCGAGATCGACCGTCCCGACCGGCGGGCGCGCCGCAGCGCCGGCAAGTCCGACCCGCTCGACGCCGAAGCCGCGGCCCTGGCCGCGTTAGCGCGCACCCGCACCGGGGTCCCGAAGGTGCGCGACGGGCGGGTCGAGGCGCTGCGGAACCTGCGCGTGGCCCGGCGCAGCGCGATCGACCAGCGCGCGGACTGCCAGCGACGGATCAAGACCCTCATCGTGACCGCGGCCGAGCCGCTACGCGCGCGACTGCGGGGCCTGCCGACGCGGCAGCTGCTGGCAGCGTGCGCCGGGCTGCGCCCGGACCTGACCCGGGTCGGTGACCCCGAGCAGGCCACCAAGACTGCGCTGCGGGCCTTGGCCCGCCGCCACCACGCCCTCAGTGAGGAGATCACCGACCTCGACGCGGTCATCGACCCCCTCGTGGCCGCGATCAACCCCCAGCTCGTCGCGTTGAACGGCGTCGGCGCCGACGTGGCCGGTCAGCTGCTGGTCACCGCCGGAGAGAACAGCGACCGGGTCCACTCCGAAGCCGCGTTCGCGATGCTGTGCGGCGTCGCGCCGATCCCCGCCTCGTCCGGGCGGACCCACCGCCACCGCCTGAACCGGGGAGGGGACCGTCAGGCCAACGCCGCCCTGTACCGGGTCGTGCTGTGCCGGCTGAGATGGGACCCTCGCACCCAGGCCTACATGCACCGCCGAACCGAGCAAGGCCTGAGCAAGAAGGACATCATCCGCTGCCTCAAGCGCCTCATCGCCCGGGAGATCTACTACGTCCTCAACCCACGACTTCAGCCGTCGCCGGCCCTACAGACCATTTGA
- a CDS encoding ROK family transcriptional regulator, with amino-acid sequence MTDRPVPAAGTRSLVRVLRAALAAPSPPSRADLATAVGTTRATASRLADELVAAGLLDETTPTSRGRGRPGTPLLPGAGVAALGLQVDVDRLVALVVDLRGAVRAQEVLEADLRGSRPRPTLLRLSRLATRALRQAPGVRVVGAGLALPGIVGADGVLLRSPNLGWTDLPVRDLVAPLTGPLAPVPGNEADLAAATLSSLAPGRPGRHRDLVYLSGSTGIGGSVVLDGRPVRGRHGWAGEVGHVTVDPSGPDCPCGSTGCLEQYAGARALARAAGLDEHAGTAVVAARARAGDPEADAAVERAAHGLGVALAAVVNLLDVPVVVLGGHLRELGELLRPTLEATLARRVLSAAWSPPLVEVAPDTPHPAALGAAYGVLDRLVADPLGAALPGR; translated from the coding sequence GTGACGGACCGCCCCGTGCCGGCTGCCGGGACCCGGTCCCTCGTCCGCGTCCTGCGGGCCGCGCTCGCCGCCCCGAGCCCGCCCAGCCGCGCCGACCTGGCCACCGCGGTGGGGACGACCCGCGCGACCGCCTCGCGGCTGGCCGACGAGCTCGTCGCGGCCGGCCTGCTCGACGAGACGACCCCGACGTCGCGCGGGCGGGGCCGGCCCGGGACGCCCCTGCTCCCCGGAGCGGGCGTGGCCGCCCTCGGCCTGCAGGTCGACGTCGACCGGCTCGTCGCCCTCGTCGTCGACCTGCGCGGCGCCGTCCGGGCCCAGGAGGTGCTCGAGGCCGACCTGCGCGGCTCCCGGCCGCGGCCCACCCTGCTGCGCCTGTCCCGCCTGGCCACCCGCGCGCTGCGGCAGGCGCCCGGGGTCCGCGTGGTCGGCGCCGGCCTGGCACTGCCGGGCATCGTCGGCGCCGACGGGGTCCTCCTGCGCTCCCCCAACCTCGGCTGGACCGACCTGCCGGTGCGCGACCTCGTCGCCCCGCTGACCGGGCCCCTGGCCCCGGTGCCGGGCAACGAGGCCGACCTCGCCGCGGCGACGCTCAGCTCGCTCGCCCCCGGCCGGCCGGGCCGGCACCGCGACCTGGTCTACCTGTCCGGCTCGACCGGGATCGGCGGCTCGGTCGTCCTCGACGGGCGCCCGGTGCGCGGGCGCCACGGGTGGGCCGGCGAGGTGGGGCACGTGACCGTCGACCCCTCCGGGCCCGACTGCCCCTGCGGCTCCACCGGCTGCCTCGAGCAGTACGCCGGTGCGCGGGCGCTCGCCCGGGCCGCCGGCCTCGACGAGCACGCCGGCACCGCCGTCGTCGCGGCGCGCGCCCGTGCCGGCGACCCGGAGGCCGACGCGGCCGTCGAGCGCGCCGCGCACGGGCTCGGCGTCGCCCTCGCCGCCGTCGTCAACCTGCTCGACGTCCCGGTCGTCGTGCTCGGCGGCCACCTGCGCGAGCTCGGCGAGCTGCTGCGCCCGACCCTCGAGGCGACGCTCGCGCGGCGCGTGCTGTCCGCCGCGTGGTCCCCGCCGCTCGTCGAGGTCGCGCCGGACACGCCGCACCCCGCCGCGCTCGGGGCGGCGTACGGCGTCCTCGACCGCCTCGTCGCCGACCCGCTCGGCGCAGCCCTCCCCGGCCGGTGA
- a CDS encoding TetR/AcrR family transcriptional regulator, which yields MTTELLRDRRAEQRTRTREAILVAARDLALERGPLGTSYGVDELAERADVSRRTVFNHFASLDEVTSTLCARTLDGVIDSFTDTARTAPLGDGTMGGVLDDVAGALRATDLVSAIGTIHALVGDAPSDDPRDQRPEWLVQHGFALASERLRAEVVRRNPAADPLDVTLLVESLLSGVAVVGEHWLLETGGADSAATRRRWSALLDKVIDTVRHGHVRATG from the coding sequence GTGACCACCGAGCTGCTGCGGGACCGGCGCGCCGAGCAGCGCACCCGCACCCGCGAGGCGATCCTCGTGGCGGCCCGCGACCTCGCGCTGGAGCGGGGCCCGCTCGGGACGTCGTACGGCGTCGACGAGCTCGCGGAGCGCGCCGACGTCTCCCGGCGCACGGTCTTCAACCACTTCGCCTCGCTCGACGAGGTCACCTCGACGCTGTGCGCCCGCACCCTCGACGGGGTCATCGACTCCTTCACCGACACGGCGCGGACGGCGCCGCTGGGCGACGGCACGATGGGCGGCGTCCTCGACGACGTCGCCGGGGCCCTGCGGGCCACCGACCTCGTCAGCGCCATCGGCACCATCCACGCGCTCGTCGGCGACGCCCCGTCCGACGACCCCCGCGACCAGCGCCCCGAGTGGCTGGTGCAGCACGGGTTCGCCCTCGCCTCCGAGCGGCTGCGCGCCGAGGTCGTGCGGCGCAACCCCGCGGCCGACCCGCTCGACGTCACCCTCCTGGTCGAGTCGCTCCTGTCCGGGGTGGCCGTCGTCGGCGAGCACTGGCTGCTCGAGACCGGCGGCGCCGACTCCGCCGCCACCCGGCGCCGGTGGTCCGCCCTGCTCGACAAGGTCATCGACACCGTCCGCCACGGCCACGTCCGCGCCACCGGCTGA
- the xylA gene encoding xylose isomerase has product MSTMTPSREDRFSFGLWTVGWTGTDPFGGPSRPSLDPWEYAERLAELGAWGITFHDNDVFPLDADEATVRDRVGRLRAAADAAGLVIEMVTTNTFSHPVFKDGGLTSNDRSVRRYGLRKVLRAVDLAAEVGASTFVMWGGREGSEYDGSKDLHSAFERYKEGLDTVASYIKAQGHDLRIALEPKPNEPRGDIFLPTVGHALAMIAELEHGDIVGLNPETGHEQMANLNYTHQLAQALWSGKLFHLDLNGQRGLKYDQDLVFGHGDLLSAFFTVDLLENGFAGNPDAPRYDGPRHFDYKPSRTEHLPGVWESARACMQTYLLLADKARAFRADPRVTEAMAYAGVGSLAEPTLAPGESLADFLAADEHHDPDELAQRDFGFVRLNQLAVEHLVG; this is encoded by the coding sequence ATGTCGACGATGACGCCGAGCCGTGAGGACCGTTTCTCCTTCGGGCTGTGGACGGTCGGGTGGACGGGCACCGACCCGTTCGGCGGACCGAGCCGCCCCTCCCTCGACCCGTGGGAGTACGCCGAGCGCCTGGCCGAGCTGGGCGCGTGGGGGATCACCTTCCACGACAACGACGTCTTCCCGCTCGACGCCGACGAGGCCACCGTGCGCGACCGGGTCGGGCGGCTGCGGGCGGCGGCCGACGCGGCCGGACTCGTCATCGAGATGGTGACGACCAACACCTTCAGCCACCCCGTCTTCAAGGACGGGGGGCTGACGAGCAACGACCGGTCGGTGCGCCGCTACGGGCTGCGCAAGGTGCTGCGCGCGGTCGACCTCGCGGCCGAGGTCGGTGCCTCGACCTTCGTCATGTGGGGCGGCCGGGAGGGCAGCGAGTACGACGGCAGCAAGGACCTGCACTCCGCGTTCGAGCGGTACAAGGAGGGGTTGGACACCGTCGCGTCGTACATCAAGGCGCAGGGCCACGACCTGCGGATCGCGTTGGAGCCCAAACCGAACGAGCCGCGCGGCGACATCTTCCTCCCCACCGTCGGGCACGCGCTGGCCATGATCGCCGAGCTCGAGCACGGCGACATCGTCGGGCTCAACCCCGAGACCGGCCACGAGCAGATGGCCAACCTCAACTACACCCACCAGCTCGCGCAGGCGCTGTGGAGCGGCAAGCTGTTCCACCTCGACCTCAACGGCCAGCGCGGCCTCAAGTACGACCAGGACCTCGTCTTCGGTCACGGGGACCTGCTGTCGGCGTTCTTCACCGTCGACCTGCTCGAGAACGGGTTCGCCGGCAACCCCGACGCCCCCCGCTACGACGGCCCGCGGCACTTCGACTACAAGCCCTCGCGCACCGAGCACCTGCCCGGGGTGTGGGAGTCGGCCAGGGCCTGCATGCAGACCTACCTGCTGCTGGCCGACAAGGCCCGCGCCTTCCGCGCCGATCCGCGGGTCACCGAGGCGATGGCGTACGCCGGCGTCGGCTCTCTGGCCGAGCCCACGCTCGCGCCGGGGGAGAGCCTGGCCGACTTCCTCGCCGCCGACGAGCACCACGACCCGGACGAGCTGGCGCAGCGCGACTTCGGCTTCGTCCGGCTCAACCAGCTGGCCGTCGAGCACCTCGTGGGCTGA
- a CDS encoding helix-turn-helix domain-containing protein: MGGDGRPTRPSHRHQRKAGTSTIAQLRTAAGLTQQELGDLSGVARSTIAAYESGRRHPSPPMVARLAAAARIQRDDRDVVEEHPEISWRAMKGMRDVVAHEHGAIDHELLWRTLSADVSREAELLRLLAG, from the coding sequence ATGGGGGGTGACGGGAGGCCGACCAGGCCATCTCATCGACATCAGAGAAAGGCCGGCACGTCGACGATCGCGCAGCTGCGCACCGCAGCGGGCTTGACCCAGCAGGAGCTCGGCGACCTGTCCGGTGTCGCCCGGTCCACCATCGCCGCGTACGAGTCCGGACGCCGGCACCCGTCGCCGCCGATGGTGGCGCGGTTGGCGGCGGCTGCGCGGATCCAGCGGGACGACCGCGACGTCGTCGAGGAGCACCCGGAGATCAGCTGGCGCGCCATGAAGGGCATGCGCGACGTCGTCGCCCACGAGCACGGGGCGATCGACCACGAGCTGCTGTGGAGGACGCTGAGCGCGGACGTCTCCCGGGAGGCCGAGCTCCTCCGCCTCCTCGCCGGCTAG
- a CDS encoding putative bifunctional diguanylate cyclase/phosphodiesterase, which produces MRTSFRERARKSLTVVVTLLLVVSEFGFLHAVYSRGQGVREQERVVGRLVSAVSEVDGPRSVTLVDEALPRLASAGVAADELVPLRDAVTSLRAAPTDAQRLTATRSAAARLDRLLTDRSRTIDVQADLIWVALLVVVSLGWTVWFRRLVGRHRELQRQITEQQAAAAGEQRLAALVHNTSDLVTVLRSDTTVTYATASAQGVVGLRAEDLTGRTLLSIVAPEDAPLLARLLVTTAPDDDHPVRLRLRHADGRLLHVEGNLVNLLAHEAIEGYVLTLRDVTERVELEGQISYQALHDPLTGLSNRRLFHDRLTHSLQRRRATDDEVAVVLCDLDDFKDVNESAGHDAGDEVLVTVAERIRAVAGVGDTVARLGGDEFAVLVEGASADEAAALAERLADAIGEPIVVAGRQVVVGASVGLAVTGGASAGRPEPRRAPRPDPRPDARTAPRTDAGELTAADLLRNADVAMYLAKERGKGCVALYEPALHEQALQELQLRSDLARALEEDQLVVHFQPTIDLATGVVAGFEALVRWQHPTRGLLGPVHFIPTAERTGLIVPLGRWVLREACRAAATFQTPTRRVTISVNVAAAQLTSEGFGDEVVAALRDSGLPPSCLLLEITESMLLGDLELIRSRLEVLRRLDVRIAIDDFGTGFSSLAYLRRLPVDVVKVDKSFVDHVTDDDHDASLTRSIIAMSQSLNLATIAEGVEHLGQAEWLRATSCRFGQGFLWSRPVPLDQARALLAVAGPLRPADARDAVAVGAA; this is translated from the coding sequence ATGAGGACCAGCTTCCGCGAGCGCGCCCGCAAGTCGCTGACCGTCGTCGTCACGCTGCTCCTCGTCGTGTCCGAGTTCGGCTTCCTGCACGCCGTCTACTCGCGGGGCCAGGGGGTCCGCGAGCAGGAGCGTGTCGTCGGTCGGCTCGTCAGCGCGGTGAGCGAGGTCGACGGTCCGCGGAGCGTGACGCTGGTGGACGAGGCCCTGCCCCGTCTCGCGTCCGCCGGCGTGGCCGCCGACGAGCTCGTCCCGCTGCGTGACGCCGTGACGTCGCTGCGCGCCGCCCCCACGGACGCGCAGCGGCTCACGGCGACGCGGTCCGCCGCCGCCCGCCTGGACCGGCTGCTGACCGATCGGTCGCGCACCATCGACGTGCAGGCCGACCTCATCTGGGTCGCGCTGCTCGTCGTCGTCTCGCTCGGCTGGACGGTCTGGTTCCGCCGCCTCGTCGGCCGGCACCGCGAGCTGCAGCGCCAGATCACCGAGCAGCAGGCCGCCGCCGCGGGGGAGCAGCGCCTGGCCGCGCTCGTGCACAACACCTCCGACCTCGTGACGGTGCTGCGCTCCGACACGACGGTCACCTACGCGACGGCGTCGGCGCAGGGCGTCGTCGGGCTCCGAGCCGAGGACCTCACCGGGCGGACCCTGCTGTCCATCGTCGCGCCCGAGGACGCGCCGCTGCTGGCCCGGCTGCTCGTGACGACCGCGCCGGACGACGACCACCCGGTGCGGCTGCGCCTGCGGCACGCCGACGGCCGCCTGCTCCACGTCGAGGGCAACCTCGTCAACCTGCTGGCCCACGAGGCGATCGAGGGCTACGTCCTCACGTTGCGCGACGTCACCGAGCGCGTCGAGCTGGAGGGCCAGATCAGCTACCAGGCCCTGCACGACCCGCTGACCGGGCTGTCCAACCGCCGCCTCTTCCACGACCGGCTCACCCACTCGCTGCAGCGCCGCCGCGCCACCGATGACGAGGTCGCCGTCGTCCTGTGCGACCTCGACGACTTCAAGGACGTCAACGAGAGCGCCGGGCACGACGCCGGTGACGAGGTCCTCGTCACCGTCGCCGAGCGGATCCGCGCCGTCGCCGGCGTCGGCGACACCGTCGCCCGGCTCGGCGGCGACGAGTTCGCCGTCCTCGTCGAGGGCGCCTCCGCCGACGAGGCCGCCGCGCTCGCCGAGCGCCTGGCCGACGCCATCGGCGAACCCATCGTCGTCGCGGGCCGCCAGGTCGTCGTCGGCGCGAGCGTGGGTCTCGCCGTCACCGGTGGTGCGTCGGCCGGGCGCCCCGAGCCCCGCCGGGCTCCGCGCCCCGACCCCCGCCCCGACGCCCGTACGGCGCCCCGTACCGACGCCGGCGAGCTCACCGCCGCCGACCTGCTGCGCAACGCGGACGTCGCGATGTACCTGGCCAAGGAGCGCGGCAAGGGCTGCGTCGCCCTCTACGAGCCGGCGCTGCACGAGCAGGCGCTGCAGGAGCTGCAGCTGCGCTCCGACCTCGCGCGGGCCCTCGAGGAGGACCAGCTCGTCGTGCACTTCCAGCCCACCATCGACCTCGCCACCGGTGTCGTCGCCGGCTTCGAGGCCCTCGTGCGCTGGCAGCACCCGACCCGTGGGCTGCTCGGCCCGGTCCACTTCATCCCGACCGCCGAGCGCACCGGCCTCATCGTGCCGCTGGGGCGCTGGGTGCTGCGCGAGGCCTGCCGGGCCGCCGCGACCTTCCAGACCCCGACCCGCCGGGTGACCATCTCGGTCAACGTCGCCGCGGCGCAGCTGACGAGCGAGGGGTTCGGCGACGAGGTCGTCGCGGCGCTGCGCGACAGCGGGCTGCCGCCGAGCTGCCTGCTGCTGGAGATCACCGAGAGCATGCTGCTCGGCGACCTCGAGCTCATCCGCTCGCGCCTCGAGGTGCTGCGCCGGCTCGACGTGCGGATCGCCATCGACGACTTCGGCACCGGCTTCAGCTCGCTGGCCTACCTGCGCCGGCTGCCCGTCGACGTCGTCAAGGTCGACAAGTCCTTCGTCGACCACGTCACCGACGACGACCACGACGCCTCGCTCACCCGCTCGATCATCGCGATGAGCCAGAGCCTCAACCTCGCGACGATCGCCGAGGGCGTCGAGCACCTCGGGCAGGCCGAGTGGCTGCGCGCCACCTCGTGCCGCTTCGGGCAGGGCTTCCTGTGGTCGCGCCCCGTGCCGCTCGACCAGGCGCGCGCGCTGCTCGCCGTCGCCGGCCCGCTGCGCCCGGCCGACGCCCGCGACGCGGTCGCCGTCGGCGCCGCCTGA